A window of the Lolium perenne isolate Kyuss_39 chromosome 7, Kyuss_2.0, whole genome shotgun sequence genome harbors these coding sequences:
- the LOC127317337 gene encoding uncharacterized protein At1g66480, which produces MGNTIGGRRKGAKVMQLDGTAFRVKPPAYAGAVLRDHPGFQLLESEQVKLLGVRARPLEHDALLRPGRLYFLVALPKPVAPPRRAWSGALHVGARERLESLMLTRRSTSDLTFPTGTAPASPAASDGGPVQLRMRLPKAQLAKLMGESRDSAEAAAKIMQLCAANAAGSGAVTPERFAPRTPERFVPTPDWGTGVRLPQTPEHSPRFAPTPDWGAGRFSQTPEQSPRFAATPEWGATFMIPTPERDTGMMAKTPAERWSALTGTPGGKVSRKEKRTRFVALPDEIIA; this is translated from the exons ATGGGCAACACCATCGGCGGGCGGCGGAAGGGCGCCAAGGTCATGCAGCTGGACGGCACGGCGTTCAGGGTGAAGCCGCCGGCGTACGCGGGCGCGGTGCTGCGCGACCACCCGGGCTTCCAGCTCCTCGAATCCGAGCAGGTGAAGCTGctcggcgtccgcgcgcgcccgctGGAGCACGACGCGCTGCTCCGCCCGGGCAGGCTCTACTTCCTCGTCGCGCTGCCCAAGCCCGTCGCGCCCCCGCGCCGCGCCTGGTCCGGCGCGCTCCACGTCGGCGCGCGCGAGCGGCTCGAGTCGCTCATGCTCACGCGCCGCTCCACCTCCGACCTCACTTTCCCCACTGGCACCGCGCCGGCCTCGCCAGCCGCCTCCGACGGCGGGCCTGTGCAGCTCAGGATGCGCCTGCCCAAGGCGCAGCTGGCCAAGCTCATGGGCGAGAGCCGGGACTCCGCCGAGGCCGCCGCCAAGATCATGCAGCTCTGCGCCGCCAACGCGGCCGGGAGCGGCGCCGTTACGCCGGAGAGGTTCGCGCCGCGGACGCCCGAGAGGTTCGTGCCCACGCCGGACTGGGGCACCGGCGTTCGGCTCCCGCAGACGCCCGAGCACAGCCCGCGGTTCGCGCCCACGCCCGACTGGGGCGCCGGCAGGTTCTCCCAGACGCCGGAGCAGAGCCCGAGGTTCGCCGCGACGCCCGAGTGGGGCGCCACGTTCATGATACCGACGCCGGAGAGAGATACCGGCATGATGGCGAAGACGCCGGCCGAGAGGTGGTCCGCGCTAACCGGCACGCCGGGCGGCAAGGTCAGCCGGAAGGAG AAGCGAACACGGTTCGTCGCCTTACCAGACGAGATAATCGCCTAA